The Chrysemys picta bellii isolate R12L10 chromosome 5, ASM1138683v2, whole genome shotgun sequence genome includes a window with the following:
- the LOC122172354 gene encoding E3 ubiquitin-protein ligase TRIM39-like yields MATAQALESLQVEASCSICLDYLSDPVTIDCGHNFCRGCIARCWEELEGHFPCPVCRRRFHLRCFRTNRQLGNVAEIARQLRAKRSQRHRRPRPDAARALCHKHQQVLSLFCEKDQEAVCLACRISCHHRDHAVGSLDRAALAHKKKLRAYLGPLKRQVEDARKFLSSEQKKPAELREKIESRRQKIASEFERLHQFLQEEQQAVLRRLEDEEKEILQRLSENAAKLADHSTSLSKLITEIEERCQQPAIDLLKGIRSTLNRCENIRIPKAISIELKKDSCSFPLQHFALKKMIKKFKADVTLDPKTAHPNLILSEDRKSVRFGEAKQDLPDNPERFTYYPFVLGSEGFVSGRHYWEVEVGDKTQWTLGVCRDSVTRKGKITPSPEDGYWRLRLWNKDVYTALTSSPTPLLLRVKPKRIGIFLDYELGEISFYNLNDHSHIYTFTETFTEKLRPFFYPGVHTTPLIIRPVTDWE; encoded by the coding sequence ATGGCGACGGCCCAGGCCCTGGAGAGCCTGCAGGTGGAGGCCAGCTGCTCCATCTGCCTGGACTACCTGAGTGACCCCGTCACCATTGACTGTGGCCACAACTTCTGCCGGGGCTGCATTGCCCGCTGCTGGGAGGAGCTGGAAGGCCACTTCCCCTGCCCTGTCTGCCGCCGGCGCTTCCACCTCCGCTGCTTCCGTACCAACCGCCAACTGGGCAATGTGGCTGAGATCGCCAGGCAGCTCCGTGCCAAGCGCAGCCAGCGCCACCGGCGCCCCCGCCCCGATGCCGCCAGGGCTCTCTGCCACAAGCACCAGCAGGTCCTCAGTCTCTTCTGCGAGAAGGACCAGGAGGCCGTGTGCCTAGCCTGCCGTATCTCCTGCCACCACCGTGACCATGCCGTCGGTTCCCTTGACAGGGCCGCCCTGGCCCATAAGAAGAAGCTGCGTGCCTACCTGGGTCCCCTGAAGAGGCAGGTTGAAGATGCTCGTAAATTCCTCTCCAGTGAGCAGAAGAAGCCGGCTGAGCTGAGGGAGAAAATTGAGAGCCGGCGGCAGAAAATTGCATCCGAGTTTGAGAGGCTGCACCAATtcctgcaggaggagcagcaggccGTGCTTCGGCGGCTAGAGGATGAGGAGAAGGAGATTCTGCAGAGGCTGAGCGAGAACGCTGCCAAGCTTGCTGACCACAGCACCAGCCTCAGTAAGCTCATCACAGAGATTGAGGAGAGGTGCCAGCAACCAGCCATTGACCTACTGAAGGGCATCAGGAGCACTCTGAACAGGTGTGAAAACATAAGGATCCCCAAGGCCATCTCCATTGAACTGAAGAAGGACAGTTGCAGTTTTCCATTGCAGCACTTTGCCCTGAAGAAAATGATAAAGAAATTCAAAGCagatgtgactctggatccaaaAACAGCTCATCCTAATCTTATACTGTCTGAAGACCGCAAAAGTGTGAGGTTTGGAGAGGCCAAGCAGGATCTGCCTGACAATCCTGAGAGATTTACTTATTACCCATTTGTTCTAGGCTCAGAGGGATTTGTCTCAGGCAGacattactgggaggtggaggtgggagataAGACTCAGTGGACTTTAGGAGTTTGTAGGGACTCTGTGACTAGGAAAGGGAAGATTACACCATCACCTGAGGATGGATATTGGAGACTCAGGCTGTGGAATAAAGATGTTTACACAGCTCTTACTTCCAGTCCCACACCCCTATTGTTGAGAGTGAAGCCTAAACGGATTGGGATTTTCCTGGATTATGAACTGGGAGAGATTTCATTTTACAATCTGAATGACCATTCTCACATCTACACTTTCACTGAAACTTTTACAGAGAAACTCCGCCCTTTTTTCTATCCCGGAGTCCATACAACTCCTCTGATAATCCGACCAGTTACAGATTGGGAATAA